A portion of the Gossypium arboreum isolate Shixiya-1 chromosome 8, ASM2569848v2, whole genome shotgun sequence genome contains these proteins:
- the LOC108468153 gene encoding protein NRT1/ PTR FAMILY 7.3 isoform X2, which yields MACLEVCKEGKLKEEQEEACTQDGSVDWHGRPAIKAKSGQWTAGIIILLNQGLATLAFFGVGVNLVLFLTRVLDQNNAEAANNVSKWTGTVYIFSLVGAFLSDSYWGRYKTCAIFQVIFVIGLVSLSLSSYLFLIRPRGCGNQEMPCGSHSGLEITLFYLSIYLVALGNGGYQPNIATFGADQFDEDDPKEGHSKVAFFSYFYLALNLGSLFSNTILGYFEDEGMWALGFWVSAGSALAALVLFLVGTTRYRHFKPSGNPLSRFSQVLVAAIRKCSVDMPPDTDELYDIDGNYSSMNGNRKILHTDEFKFLDRAAYISTRDVEEQKKGTHSMWRLCPVTQVEEVKCVLRLLPIWLCTIIYSVVFTQMASLFVEQGAAMKTTVSNFRIPPASMSSFDILSVALFIFLYRRVLDPLVTRIKKKGSRGLTELQRMGIGLVIAIMAMVSAGIVECYRLKHADKDCMHCEGSSSLSIFWQVPQYAFIGASEVFMYVGQLEFFNAQTPDGLKSFGSALCMTSISLGNYVSSLLVTMVMKISTEDHMPGWIPGNLNKGHLDWFYFLLAGLTTIDLIVYIACARWYKSIKLEGKTAENIDDQVSFKL from the exons ATGGCTTGCTTAGAGGTGTGCAAGGAG ggGAAGTTGAAAGAGGAACAAGAAGAAGCATGCACTCAAGACGGAAGTGTTGATTGGCATGGCCGACCCGCAATCAAAGCAAAATCCGGACAATGGACTGCTGGAATTATCATTCTCT TGAACCAGGGGCTGGCAACTCTAGCTTTCTTCGGGGTCGGGGTGAACTTGGTGCTTTTCTTGACAAGAGTATTGGATCAAAATAATGCTGAGGCTGCTAATAATGTCAGCAAATGGACTGGGACGGTCTATATATTTTCCCTAGTTGGTGCTTTCCTCAGTGATTCCTACTGGGGAAGGTACAAAACCTGTGCTATCTTTCAAGTCATATTTGTTATT GGGTTGGTGTCACTGTCGCTATCATCATACCTTTTCTTGATTAGACCAAGAGGTTGCGGGAATCAAGAAATGCCGTGCGGCTCACATTCTGGATTGGAGATTACGTTGTTTTACCTCTCCATCTACTTGGTTGCCCTAGGGAATGGAGGCTATCAACCTAACATTGCTACTTTTGGGGCTGATCAGTTTGATGAAGACGACCCTAAGGAAGGCCACTCTAAGGTTGCCTTTTTTAGCTACTTTTACCTAGCTTTGAACCTTGGATCCCTTTTCTCCAACACCATTTTGGGGTATTTTGAGGATGAAGGCATGTGGGCCCTTGGCTTCTGGGTGTCTGCAGGCTCTGCCTTGGCAGCACTTGTTTTGTTTCTGGTAGGAACCACTAGGTACAGGCACTTCAAACCAAGTGGAAATCCTCTCTCCAGGTTCTCTCAAGTCCTAGTAGCTGCAATAAGGAAATGCAGTGTTGATATGCCACCGGATACGGACGAATTGTATGATATCGATGGAAACTATTCGTCCATGAATGGCAACAGAAAGATTCTCCACACCGATGAATTCAA GTTCTTGGACAGAGCAGCATACATTAGTACGAGGGATGTTGAAGAGCAGAAGAAGGGAACACACAGCATGTGGCGTCTCTGCCCTGTCACACAAGTGGAAGAAGTTAAATGCGTATTAAGACTACTCCCGATTTGGCTTTGCACCATAATTTACTCTGTGGTCTTCACACAAATGGCATCCCTATTCGTTGAGCAAGGTGCTGCAATGAAAACTACGGTCTCGAATTTCCGGATTCCACCAGCCAGCATGTCTAGCTTCGACATTCTCAGTGTGGCACTTTTCATATTTCTTTACCGACGAGTTCTGGATCCACTGGTTACAAGGATTAAGAAAAAGGGTTCCAGGGGACTCACCGAACTCCAGAGGATGGGCATTGGCCTTGTTATAGCCATAATGGCAATGGTTTCTGCCGGGATAGTGGAATGCTATAGACTAAAACATGCCGACAAAGACTGCATGCATTGTGAAGGCTCAAGCTCCTTAAGCATCTTTTGGCAAGTTCCTCAATACGCATTTATAGGAGCCTCTGAAGTTTTCATGTATGTTGGTCAGCTGGAGTTCTTCAATGCACAGACTCCGGACGGATTGAAAAGCTTCGGCAGTGCCCTTTGCATGACATCGATCTCGCTAGGGAACTATGTTAGCAGCTTACTAGTGACAATGGTTATGAAGATCTCGACAGAAGATCACATGCCAGGATGGATACCGGGCAACCTGAACAAGGGTCACCTAGACTGGTTTTACTTCCTCTTAGCTGGACTAACGACAATTGACTTGATTGTCTACATAGCATGCGCCCGATGGTACAAGAGTATCAAGCTGGAAGGAAAAACTGCAGAAAATATTGATGACCAAGTTAGCTTTAagctataa
- the LOC108467994 gene encoding ribose-phosphate pyrophosphokinase 1-like, with the protein MASFTISSPSKSSSFLSSSLSSLFTPSSLSRKSFAFNISRSPICAPNSLKCELPQPVNYENGIPTIPVLNGRILPKFVESNRMDKAVNRNGAKLKLFSGTANPALSQEIAWYMGLELGKINIKRFADGEIYVQLQESVRGCDVYLVQPTCPPANENLMELLIMIDACRRASAKNITAVIPYFGYARADRKTQGRESIAAKLVANLITEAGADRVLACDLHSGQSMGYFDIPVDHVYCQPVVLDYLASKKICSGDLVVVSPDVGGVARARSFAKKLSDAPLAIVDKRRHAHNVAEVMNLIGDVKGKVAVMVDDMIDTAGTIAKGAALLHQEGAREVYACCTHAVFSPPAIERLSGGVFQEVIITNTLPVAEKNYFPQLTVLSVANLLGETIWRVHDDCSVSSIFL; encoded by the exons ATGGCTTCCTTCACCATTTCTTCGCCGTCTAAATCGTCGTCGTTTTTGTCTTCTTCTTTATCTTCTCTCTTCACTCCTTCCTCTCTTAGCCGTAAAAGCTTCGCTTTCAATATCTCTCGTTCTCCTATCTGCGCTCCCAACAGTTTG AAATGTGAACTGCCTCAACCTGTGAATTATGAAAATGGGATACCAACGATCCCAGTCCTCAATGGAAGGATACTGCCCAAGTTCGTGGAATCAAATCGAATGGATAAAGCTGTTAACAGAAATGGTGCCAAGCTCAAATTGTTTTCTGGCACCGCCAATCCTGCACTTTCTCAG GAAATTGCTTGGTACATGGGCCTGGAGCTGGGAAAGATCAACATAAAGAGATTTGCTGATGGGGAAATATATGTTCAGCTGCAAGAGAGTGTTAGAGGCTGTGATGTATATTTAGTGCAGCCAACATGCCCTCCTGCAAATGAGAACCTCATGGAGCTTCTCATAATGATAGATGCTTGTCGGAGAGCATCAGCCAAAAATATCACTGCAGTGATTCCATATTTTGGTTATGCCAGAGCTGATAGAAAG ACTCAAGGACGTGAATCCATTGCAGCCAAACTAGTTGCAAATCTTATAACAGAAGCTGGTGCAGACCGTGTTCTTGCTTGTGACCTTCATTCTGGGCAGTCCATGGGTTATTTTGATATTCCAGTGGACCATGTGTACTGTCAG CCTGTGGTTCTTGATTATCTTGCTAGCAAGAAAATTTGTTCTGGTGACTTGGTAGTGGTCTCACCTGATGTTGGTGGAGTTGCAAGAGCTCGTTCGTTTGCAAAAAAATTGTCAGATGCACCTTTAGCCATTGTAGATAAAAGGCGCCACGCACACAATGTTGCAGAG GTAATGAATCTAATCGGTGATGTCAAAGGAAAAGTTGCAGTTATGGTGGATGACATGATTGACACCGCTG GAACGATTGCGAAGGGGGCAGCACTTTTACACCAAGAGGGGGCAAGGGAAGTTTATGCATGCTGTACTCATGCAGTTTTCAg CCCTCCTGCAATAGAGAGGTTATCAGGTGGTGTGTTTCAAGAAGTAATCATAACAAATACACTACCAGTGGCAGAGAAGAATTACTTCCCGCAGTTGACGGTTCTTTCAGTGGCAAACCTGTTGGGTGAAACCATTTGGCGCGTTCATGATGATTGTTCCGTCAGTAGCATATTTCTGTGA
- the LOC108467775 gene encoding uncharacterized protein LOC108467775 codes for MKLSFKLQEDKNPVLKARIPISIFSQPFVSSLTTAPPTTTDSSGSGGNKSSQNTSFSLSTNFPSGPCFKLSYAPSASSAITIPFSLSLKSGLGLFGSPKDSPLIFSAYFSLSSVNPGTIIPTFALHFKPQFGNFSLYKATSSKPSLEPDSRPHHVSGQSASPSNSEFGTPDSASIWQDVKLEPRNASDDGLDTLKFGYGNGLYSTDGFGMERSLVRKDDNKAGIFGGIAVRARTMFPVTKRAVVKLRWIVNLPSDLGSKMPYLTINKIGVEKIEEAKEAKEAKEEKNKSMARNDDELKLLKGMYSWMRKDLDMLEDENREMKQCLEGMKHEISARKTSRENEGHGWRAPTPPVKNSNDFERWRNKKNSVEDNGGKEGKKTASKLSEVENELQKAIKAAPT; via the coding sequence ATGAAGCTATCATTCAAGCTCCAAGAAGACAAGAACCCAGTCTTGAAAGCCAGAATACCCATTTCCATATTTAGCCAACCCTTCGTTTCGAGCCTTACTACCGCCCCTCCAACCACCACCGATTCCAGCGGCAGCGGCGGCAACAAATCCTCTCAAAATACCTCCTTTTCTCTTTCCACGAATTTCCCTTCTGGCCCTTGCTTCAAACTCTCTTATGCACCCTCGGCTTCCTCTGCCATCACAATCCCTTTCTCTCTTTCTCTAAAATCGGGTCTTGGCCTCTTTGGCTCCCCTAAAGATTCCCCTCTTATTTTCTCTGCCTACTTTTCCCTTTCATCGGTTAACCCTGGAACTATAATCCCCACGTTCGCTCTCCATTTCAAGCCCCAATTTGGCAACTTTTCTTTGTACAAGGCCACTTCATCCAAACCTAGCCTTGAGCCGGATTCTAGGCCTCACCATGTTTCAGGACAATCTGCTTCACCTTCGAATTCCGAGTTTGGAACCCCTGATTCGGCCTCGATTTGGCAAGATGTGAAATTGGAACCTCGAAACGCAAGTGATGATGGGCTTGACACCCTTAAGTTTGGGTATGGTAATGGTTTATATTCAACCGATGGGTTTGGTATGGAGAGGTCATTGGTGAGGAAAGATGACAACAAAGCTGGGATTTTTGGTGGAATTGCTGTTAGAGCAAGAACAATGTTTCCTGTGACAAAAAGGGCGGTGGTGAAACTAAGGTGGATTGTGAATTTGCCTTCAGACCTGGGCTCCAAAATGCCTTATTTGACAATAAACAAGATTGGGGTTGAGAAGATTGAAGAAGCTAAGGAAGCCAAGGAAGCCAAGGAAGAGAAAAACAAGAGCATGGCAAGGAATGATGATGAACTTAAGTTGCTGAAAGGCATGTATTCGTGGATGAGAAAGGATTTGGATATGTTGGAGGATGAGAATAGGGAAATGAAGCAGTGTCTAGAAGGTATGAAACATGAGATATCGGCCAGGAAAACTAGTAGGGAAAATGAAGGTCATGGGTGGAGGGCTCCCACACCTCCCGTGAAGAATTCAAACGACTTTGAGCGATGGAGGAACAAGAAAAATTCAGTTGAAGACAACGGTGGAAAAGAAGGGAAGAAGACTGCAAGCAAGTTGAGTGAGGTGGAGAATGAATTACAGAAAGCTATCAAGGCTGCTCCCACTTAA
- the LOC108469918 gene encoding S-norcoclaurine synthase 1-like, translated as METGVINREGFGGSLPVENVQALASKNLKDIPSRYIRPEVEFDVVSIDESYQIPVIDMSKLGHDDEQQKLHLACKDWGFFQLISHGVGDKVIDKMKIDVQEFFELPLNEKLACAQLPYNIEGYGQAFVVSEDQKLDWGDMLFLLPRPVPLRNMRFWPTIPPSFRATMDKYSMALQKVTIHLMRLIAKNLGTDPETFASFFEDGTQGIRMNYYPPCAQASKVIGLAPHSDSTALTLLIQVNEVEGLQIKKNGKWIPIKPISGAFIINIGDVMEIMSNGEYESIEHRAVVNPNKERLSIAAFHSPNISTMIGPLPDVVKAKEAGFRTMPHEEFVRLTISSKLDGQGLLDQMKL; from the exons ATGGAGACGGGGGTGATCAACAGAGAGGGATTTGGTGGTTCTTTACCTGTTGAAAATGTCCAAGCTCTTGCATCCAAGAACTTGAAAGACATCCCATCCAGGTATATCAGGCCAGAGGTCGAGTTCGATGTAGTTTCCATCGATGAATCCTATCAGATTCCTGTGATTGATATGAGCAAATTAGGCCATGATGATGAACAGCAGAAACTCCATTTGGCGTGCAAGGACTGGGGCTTCTTCCAG TTAATCAGTCATGGGGTAGGGGATAAAGTAATTGATAAAATGAAGATAGACGTACAAGAGTTCTTCGAATTACCATTGAATGAGAAGTTGGCTTGTGCCCAGCTACCGTATAACATCGAAGGCTACGGCCAAGCCTTTGTAGTGTCTGAAGACCAGAAGCTTGATTGGGGTGACATGCTTTTCCTTCTTCCCCGGCCTGTGCCCTTGAGAAACATGAGATTTTGGCCAACTATTCCCCCTTCATTCAG AGCAACAATGGATAAGTACTCAATGGCATTACAAAAGGTTACAATTCATCTCATGAGGCTGATTGCAAAGAACCTGGGGACAGACCCGGAGACGTTTGCAAGCTTCTTTGAAGATGGAACACAGGGAATAAGGATGAACTACTATCCACCTTGTGCACAAGCAAGCAAGGTTATTGGTCTAGCACCACACTCTGATTCCACTGCCTTGACGCTGTTGATTCAGGTGAATGAAGTTGAAGGACTACAAATCAAGAAAAATGGCAAATGGATACCTATTAAACCCATATCTGGTGCATTCATCATCAATATAGGAGACGTGATGGAG ATAATGAGCAATGGAGAATATGAAAGCATTGAGCATAGAGCAGTGGTTAACCCAAACAAAGAACGACTGTCAATTGCAGCATTTCACAGTCCAAATATAAGTACCATGATTGGTCCACTGCCAGATGTTGTTAAGGCAAAGGAAGCAGGGTTCAGGACTATGCCACATGAGGAGTTCGTGAGACTGACAATAAGCAGCAAACTTGATGGGCAAGGTCTGTTGGATCAAATGAAGCTCTAA
- the LOC108468153 gene encoding protein NRT1/ PTR FAMILY 7.3 isoform X1, producing MVSTVRCLLNRTCHQGKLKEEQEEACTQDGSVDWHGRPAIKAKSGQWTAGIIILLNQGLATLAFFGVGVNLVLFLTRVLDQNNAEAANNVSKWTGTVYIFSLVGAFLSDSYWGRYKTCAIFQVIFVIGLVSLSLSSYLFLIRPRGCGNQEMPCGSHSGLEITLFYLSIYLVALGNGGYQPNIATFGADQFDEDDPKEGHSKVAFFSYFYLALNLGSLFSNTILGYFEDEGMWALGFWVSAGSALAALVLFLVGTTRYRHFKPSGNPLSRFSQVLVAAIRKCSVDMPPDTDELYDIDGNYSSMNGNRKILHTDEFKFLDRAAYISTRDVEEQKKGTHSMWRLCPVTQVEEVKCVLRLLPIWLCTIIYSVVFTQMASLFVEQGAAMKTTVSNFRIPPASMSSFDILSVALFIFLYRRVLDPLVTRIKKKGSRGLTELQRMGIGLVIAIMAMVSAGIVECYRLKHADKDCMHCEGSSSLSIFWQVPQYAFIGASEVFMYVGQLEFFNAQTPDGLKSFGSALCMTSISLGNYVSSLLVTMVMKISTEDHMPGWIPGNLNKGHLDWFYFLLAGLTTIDLIVYIACARWYKSIKLEGKTAENIDDQVSFKL from the exons ATGGTGTCGACAGTAAGATGTCTCTTGAACAGAACTTGTCACCAG ggGAAGTTGAAAGAGGAACAAGAAGAAGCATGCACTCAAGACGGAAGTGTTGATTGGCATGGCCGACCCGCAATCAAAGCAAAATCCGGACAATGGACTGCTGGAATTATCATTCTCT TGAACCAGGGGCTGGCAACTCTAGCTTTCTTCGGGGTCGGGGTGAACTTGGTGCTTTTCTTGACAAGAGTATTGGATCAAAATAATGCTGAGGCTGCTAATAATGTCAGCAAATGGACTGGGACGGTCTATATATTTTCCCTAGTTGGTGCTTTCCTCAGTGATTCCTACTGGGGAAGGTACAAAACCTGTGCTATCTTTCAAGTCATATTTGTTATT GGGTTGGTGTCACTGTCGCTATCATCATACCTTTTCTTGATTAGACCAAGAGGTTGCGGGAATCAAGAAATGCCGTGCGGCTCACATTCTGGATTGGAGATTACGTTGTTTTACCTCTCCATCTACTTGGTTGCCCTAGGGAATGGAGGCTATCAACCTAACATTGCTACTTTTGGGGCTGATCAGTTTGATGAAGACGACCCTAAGGAAGGCCACTCTAAGGTTGCCTTTTTTAGCTACTTTTACCTAGCTTTGAACCTTGGATCCCTTTTCTCCAACACCATTTTGGGGTATTTTGAGGATGAAGGCATGTGGGCCCTTGGCTTCTGGGTGTCTGCAGGCTCTGCCTTGGCAGCACTTGTTTTGTTTCTGGTAGGAACCACTAGGTACAGGCACTTCAAACCAAGTGGAAATCCTCTCTCCAGGTTCTCTCAAGTCCTAGTAGCTGCAATAAGGAAATGCAGTGTTGATATGCCACCGGATACGGACGAATTGTATGATATCGATGGAAACTATTCGTCCATGAATGGCAACAGAAAGATTCTCCACACCGATGAATTCAA GTTCTTGGACAGAGCAGCATACATTAGTACGAGGGATGTTGAAGAGCAGAAGAAGGGAACACACAGCATGTGGCGTCTCTGCCCTGTCACACAAGTGGAAGAAGTTAAATGCGTATTAAGACTACTCCCGATTTGGCTTTGCACCATAATTTACTCTGTGGTCTTCACACAAATGGCATCCCTATTCGTTGAGCAAGGTGCTGCAATGAAAACTACGGTCTCGAATTTCCGGATTCCACCAGCCAGCATGTCTAGCTTCGACATTCTCAGTGTGGCACTTTTCATATTTCTTTACCGACGAGTTCTGGATCCACTGGTTACAAGGATTAAGAAAAAGGGTTCCAGGGGACTCACCGAACTCCAGAGGATGGGCATTGGCCTTGTTATAGCCATAATGGCAATGGTTTCTGCCGGGATAGTGGAATGCTATAGACTAAAACATGCCGACAAAGACTGCATGCATTGTGAAGGCTCAAGCTCCTTAAGCATCTTTTGGCAAGTTCCTCAATACGCATTTATAGGAGCCTCTGAAGTTTTCATGTATGTTGGTCAGCTGGAGTTCTTCAATGCACAGACTCCGGACGGATTGAAAAGCTTCGGCAGTGCCCTTTGCATGACATCGATCTCGCTAGGGAACTATGTTAGCAGCTTACTAGTGACAATGGTTATGAAGATCTCGACAGAAGATCACATGCCAGGATGGATACCGGGCAACCTGAACAAGGGTCACCTAGACTGGTTTTACTTCCTCTTAGCTGGACTAACGACAATTGACTTGATTGTCTACATAGCATGCGCCCGATGGTACAAGAGTATCAAGCTGGAAGGAAAAACTGCAGAAAATATTGATGACCAAGTTAGCTTTAagctataa